From Micromonospora rifamycinica, a single genomic window includes:
- a CDS encoding NADH-quinone oxidoreductase subunit D, producing the protein MTGMTTDTGELRELTVGTGAGGEQLGTDMVLNIGPQHPSTHGVLRLKLVLDGERVVAAEPIVGYMHRGAEKLFEVRDYRQIIVLANRHDWLSAFSNELGVVLAVERLMGMEVPERATWLRMALAELNRVLNHLMFLGSYPLEIGAITPVFYAFRERETIQAVMEEVSGGRIHYMFNRVGGLKEEVPAGWTGRARAAIAEVRRRMPDLDNLIRRNEIFLARTVGVGVLSAADAAAFGASGPVARASGLDLDLRRDEPYLAYDQLDVPVVTRTAGDCHARFEVLLDQVYASLDLADQCLDRVDRLTGPVNTRLPKVVKAPEGHTYAWTENPLGINGYYLVSRGEKTPWRLKLRTASYANVQALATLLPGCLVPDLIAILGSMFFVVGDIDK; encoded by the coding sequence ATGACCGGCATGACCACGGACACCGGTGAACTGCGCGAGCTGACCGTCGGCACCGGGGCCGGCGGGGAGCAGCTCGGCACCGACATGGTGCTCAACATCGGCCCGCAGCACCCCTCGACGCACGGCGTGCTGCGGCTGAAGCTGGTGCTCGACGGGGAACGGGTGGTCGCCGCCGAGCCGATCGTCGGGTACATGCACCGCGGCGCGGAGAAACTGTTCGAGGTCCGCGACTACCGGCAGATCATCGTGCTGGCCAACCGGCACGACTGGCTGTCGGCGTTCTCCAACGAGCTGGGCGTGGTGCTCGCCGTGGAACGGCTGATGGGCATGGAGGTGCCCGAGCGGGCCACCTGGCTGCGGATGGCGCTGGCCGAGCTGAACCGGGTGCTCAACCACCTGATGTTCCTCGGCTCCTATCCGCTGGAGATCGGCGCGATCACCCCGGTCTTCTATGCGTTCCGGGAGCGGGAGACCATCCAGGCGGTCATGGAGGAGGTCTCCGGCGGCCGGATCCACTACATGTTCAACCGGGTCGGCGGGCTCAAGGAGGAGGTCCCCGCCGGCTGGACCGGCCGGGCCCGCGCCGCCATCGCCGAGGTACGCCGCCGGATGCCCGACCTGGACAACCTGATCCGACGCAACGAGATCTTCCTGGCCCGCACCGTCGGGGTGGGGGTGCTGTCGGCCGCCGACGCCGCCGCGTTCGGGGCGTCCGGGCCGGTCGCCCGCGCCTCCGGACTCGACCTGGACCTGCGCCGCGACGAGCCCTACCTGGCGTACGACCAGCTCGACGTGCCGGTGGTCACCCGCACCGCCGGGGACTGCCACGCCCGCTTCGAGGTGCTGCTCGACCAGGTGTACGCCTCGCTCGACCTCGCCGATCAGTGCCTCGACCGGGTGGACCGGCTCACCGGGCCGGTGAACACCCGGCTGCCCAAGGTGGTCAAGGCCCCCGAGGGGCACACCTACGCCTGGACGGAGAACCCGCTCGGGATCAACGGCTACTACCTGGTGTCACGGGGGGAGAAGACGCCGTGGCGGCTCAAGCTGCGCACCGCGTCGTACGCCAACGTGCAGGCGCTGGCCACCCTGCTCCCCGGCTGCCTGGTCCCCGACCTGATCGCCATTCTCGGCTCGATGTTCTTCGTGGTCGGCGACATCGACAAGTGA